One genomic window of Macrobrachium rosenbergii isolate ZJJX-2024 chromosome 51, ASM4041242v1, whole genome shotgun sequence includes the following:
- the LOC136833527 gene encoding uncharacterized protein, protein MFGNSEQVPEWEYGEEDEYSSLLARTLETRDGLYEKFKERWLSEYLVSLKEKDKSSFHPPRKWEKGEIALFKLPSKSRTYWPLVRIVETFSDNEGVVRTVRIVKPDKSESEVNVSFLIPLELYSELNDPNLYVQIEEQEENVS, encoded by the coding sequence ATGTTTGGTAATTCTGAACAAGTTCCTGAGTGGGAGTATGGTGAGGAGGATGAGTATTCTTCTCTCCTTGCTCGTACTTTGGAAACTAGGGATGGactttatgaaaaatttaaggaaaggtGGCTTTCTGAATATCTAGtaagtttgaaagaaaaggatAAATCTTCTTTTCATCCTCCAAGAAAGTGGGAAAAAGGGGAAATTGCTCTCTTTAAACTACCTTCCAAATCTAGAACTTATTGGCCATTGGTTAGAATTGTTGAAACATTCagtgataacgaaggtgttgtaCGTACTGTTCGTATTGTTAAGCcagataaaagtgaaagtgaagttaaTGTTAGTTTTTTAATACCTTTAGAATTATATTCTGAACTTAATGATCCTAATTTATATGTTCAAattgaagaacaagaagaaaatgttagTTAG